A window of the Cicer arietinum cultivar CDC Frontier isolate Library 1 chromosome 6, Cicar.CDCFrontier_v2.0, whole genome shotgun sequence genome harbors these coding sequences:
- the LOC101508380 gene encoding probable protein phosphatase 2C 52, translated as MGCCVSTSSRSTCSSGSNGEMVTTPSCLEIGFCGKKRARRTFSDHVISLQHLSSLPSRIFTNGKSRGSCIFTQQGRKGINQDAMVVWEDFMSEDTVFCGVFDGHGPHGHLVARKVRDTLPVKLLSFLHSSESKQNRSGKACFKQNIKRDGGDSEKDCSAEDKLNSTWREAFMKTYKAMDKELRSHPNVDCFCSGSTAVTIVKQGLNLFMGYIGDSRAIMGSKDSNDAMVAVQLTVDLKPDLPREAERIKQCKGRVFALQDEPEVPRVWLPFDDAPGLAMARAFGDFCLKEYGVISIPEFSHRLLTDRDQFIVLASDGVWDVLSNEEVVEIVSSAPTRSSAARIVVNSAAREWKLKYPTSKMDDCAVVCLFLDGKMDSESDYEEQGFSSATIQSNHSGNPIESDDGQKSEPSLQRNFTVRSSEENEINGAVSVDVEDVTASADDQNWSGLEGVTRVNSLVQLPRFSEERSNS; from the exons ATGGGTTGTTGTGTTTCAACGAGTAGTCGAAGTACTTGTAGCAGCGGGAGTAATGGAGAGATGGTCACTACTCCATCTTGCTTAGAAATTGGGTTCTGTGGGAAAAAGAGAGCAAGGAGAACATTCTCTGACCATGTTATTTCGTTACAACATTTATCATCCTTACCTAGCAGGATTTTCACAAACGGAAAGAGTCGAGGTTCTTGCATATTTACGCAGCAAGGCCGCAAGGGCATTAATCAGGATGCCATGGTTGTGTGGGAA GATTTCATGTCTGAAGATACGGTCTTTTGTGGTGTCTTTGATGGCCATGGTCCACATGGTCATCTTGTTGCACGGAAAGTGAGGGATACTTTACCTGTAAAATTGCTTTCATTTTTGCATTCTAGTGAATCAAAGCAAAATAGGTCAGGTAAAGCTTGTTTCAAACAGAACATAAAACGGGATGGTGGAGACTCTGAGAAGGATTGTTCTGCTGAGGATAAACTGAATTCGACTTGGAGAGAAGCTTTCATGAAAACATACAAGGCCATGGACAAAGAGCTTCGGTCTCATCCAAATGTAGACTGCTTCTGTAGTGGGAGCACAGCTGTGACTATAGTGAAGCAG GGTTTAAATCTGTTCATGGGATATATCGGGGATTCGCGAGCAATTATGGGATCCAAAGACAGCAATGATGCCATGGTGGCAGTTCAGTTGACTGTTGATTTGAAGCCTGATTTGCCAA GAGAAGCGGAAAGAATCAAGCAGTGCAAGGGGAGGGTGTTCGCGTTGCAAGATGAGCCGGAAGTGCCTAGGGTTTGGTTGCCTTTTGATGATGCACCGGGATTAGCAATGGCCAGAGCATTTGGAGATTTCTGCTTGAAGGAGTATGGTGTGATTTCTATACCTGAATTTTCTCACCGGCTGCTTACTGACAGAGATCAATTCATTGTTCTTGCCTCTGACGGG GTTTGGGATGTTTTAAGCAATGAGGAGGTGGTTGAGATAGTATCCTCAGCACCAACACGATCATCAGCAGCAAGGATTGTGGTAAATTCTGCTGCTCGGGAATGGAAACTCAAATACCCAACTTCGAAGATGGACGACTGTGCTGTAGTGTGCTTATTTTTGGATGGTAAAATGGACTCAGAATCAGATTATGAAGAACAAGGTTTCTCTTCTGCCACCATTCAGAGCAACCATTCAGGGAATCCAATTGAGTCAGACGATGGACAAAAGTCTGAGCCGTCTTTGCAAAGGAACTTTACGGTAAGATCATCCGAAGAAAATGAGATTAATGGAGCAGTGTCTGTTGATGTTGAAGATGTAACAGCATCAGCTGATGATCAAAACTGGTCAGGTTTAGAAGGGGTCACCCGCGTAAACTCACTCGTCCAACTTCCTAGATTTTCTGAGGAAAGGTCAAACTCttga